A region from the Methylovorus glucosotrophus genome encodes:
- a CDS encoding TonB-dependent receptor yields the protein MHPHATPCFPVKTLCLMLAALPAIAYAEEATTTLPQVEVTSNKVTEPAKTDGYVTKSSTTATKTNTPLKDVPQAVTVVSQSQIKDQAIRSMEDAIRYTPGVGMAQGEGNRDTVVFRGNASTGDFFLDGVRDDVQYYRDFYNIESVEVLRGANGMIFGRGGAGGVVNRVSKEAGWDPVREISLQAGSYDQRRGSIDIGQAINEAAAFRLNAMVENADSYRDGVSLRRYGINPTVTLFPTEKTKVVLSAEYFTDHRTADRGIPSQNGRPFATNESTFFGNAAKSPTEIEAQNYSALVEHSFDNGVLLRNRTRYSDFDKYYQNVFANSAVDASGNYTVAAYRDDTQRENLFNQTDLLYTLKQGAVTHKLLVGMELGRQDTDNVRYRPNSTGTLTTTQSAQNPVFNGPISFTNLQTRNRSQVDVAAFYLQDQIILNPQWQVIVGARLDKFDVDFKNQISGQKIKSDDDLFSPRAGLIYKPVEPVSLYASYSQSYVPRAGDQLTSLTVVTSTFDPEKFKNTEVGAKWEVKPGLEINAAIFKLERTNVAVSTSATTSALVDGQDTKGFELSALGRITDKWNVIGAYTLQKAELVDTTSVGANGASAPNTPRNTFSLWNRYDINETWGVALGAISRSEMYTSFDNTVQLPGYTRFDGAVYAKLDKNLRLQVNIENILNKEYYLYAHNNNNITPGSPTAARATLIYNF from the coding sequence ATGCATCCTCACGCGACTCCTTGCTTTCCCGTTAAAACCCTCTGTCTGATGCTGGCGGCATTGCCTGCCATTGCCTATGCAGAAGAAGCCACCACGACACTGCCCCAGGTGGAGGTCACGTCCAATAAAGTGACCGAACCCGCCAAGACCGATGGCTATGTCACCAAGTCCAGCACCACGGCCACCAAAACCAATACGCCGCTGAAAGACGTACCGCAGGCCGTGACCGTGGTCAGCCAGTCGCAAATCAAGGATCAGGCCATCCGCAGCATGGAAGATGCCATACGCTACACCCCGGGAGTGGGCATGGCGCAGGGTGAGGGCAATCGCGATACCGTCGTGTTTCGCGGCAATGCCAGTACGGGTGACTTTTTCCTCGATGGCGTCAGGGATGATGTTCAGTACTACCGGGATTTTTATAACATTGAAAGCGTGGAAGTATTGCGCGGCGCCAATGGCATGATCTTTGGGCGTGGCGGCGCCGGTGGTGTGGTCAATCGCGTCAGCAAGGAGGCGGGCTGGGATCCCGTGCGCGAGATTTCGCTGCAAGCGGGTTCGTATGACCAGCGTCGAGGCAGCATTGATATCGGGCAGGCCATCAATGAAGCGGCGGCTTTCCGCCTGAATGCGATGGTAGAAAATGCCGATAGCTACCGCGATGGCGTGTCATTGCGCCGTTACGGCATCAACCCGACCGTGACGCTGTTCCCAACTGAGAAAACCAAAGTCGTGCTCAGCGCGGAGTATTTCACCGACCACCGCACGGCAGACCGGGGCATTCCTTCACAAAATGGCCGGCCATTTGCCACCAACGAGTCGACTTTCTTCGGCAATGCCGCCAAGAGCCCCACGGAAATTGAAGCCCAGAACTACAGCGCACTGGTCGAACACAGCTTTGACAACGGCGTGTTACTGAGAAACCGCACGCGCTATTCCGACTTCGACAAGTATTACCAGAACGTGTTTGCCAACAGCGCCGTGGATGCCAGCGGCAACTACACCGTCGCCGCCTATCGCGATGATACCCAGCGCGAAAATCTGTTCAACCAGACCGACTTGCTCTATACCCTCAAGCAGGGTGCGGTCACCCACAAGCTGTTGGTCGGCATGGAGCTTGGCCGGCAGGACACCGATAACGTCCGCTACAGACCCAACTCCACCGGCACACTGACCACGACGCAGTCGGCGCAGAATCCTGTATTCAATGGCCCGATTAGCTTTACCAACCTGCAAACTCGCAACCGCAGCCAGGTGGATGTGGCCGCGTTTTACCTGCAGGATCAGATTATCCTGAACCCGCAGTGGCAAGTGATTGTGGGCGCGCGTCTGGATAAATTCGATGTCGATTTCAAAAATCAGATTTCCGGTCAGAAAATCAAATCCGACGACGATCTTTTCTCGCCGCGTGCGGGCCTGATCTACAAGCCTGTTGAGCCTGTGTCTCTGTATGCCAGTTACAGCCAGTCCTATGTGCCACGCGCAGGCGACCAGCTGACCTCGCTGACAGTGGTGACCAGCACCTTTGACCCGGAAAAATTCAAGAACACCGAAGTCGGTGCCAAGTGGGAAGTAAAACCGGGGCTGGAGATCAATGCGGCCATTTTCAAGCTGGAGCGCACCAATGTCGCAGTTTCGACCAGTGCAACTACGTCAGCGCTGGTCGATGGTCAGGACACCAAGGGCTTTGAACTGAGTGCCCTGGGCCGTATCACCGACAAGTGGAATGTGATTGGCGCCTATACCCTGCAAAAAGCCGAGCTGGTCGACACCACTAGCGTCGGCGCCAATGGTGCCAGCGCACCCAATACGCCGCGCAATACCTTCTCCCTATGGAACCGCTACGACATCAATGAAACTTGGGGTGTCGCGCTGGGGGCGATAAGCCGTAGCGAGATGTACACCTCGTTTGACAACACCGTGCAGCTGCCGGGCTACACGCGCTTTGACGGCGCGGTTTACGCCAAACTCGATAAAAACCTGCGCCTGCAGGTCAATATCGAGAATATCCTGAACAAGGAGTATTACCTGTACGCCCACAACAATAACAACATCACGCCGGGTTCGCCTACGGCGGCGCGTGCCACTCTGATCTACAATTTCTGA
- a CDS encoding PepSY-associated TM helix domain-containing protein translates to MQKTLAQQNAQRGRTLRLLRKIHGWLGLWGAVLGLLFGLTGFLLNHRAVMKIPAAQMEESEIQLSVPQPYPQNAKAFTAFVQQALDIQHDPLERKPRKGDKDKGAQGSVMREKGEHDARFMGRDMSQPAKWEVEFRMPQMRIRAEYIAGNQFATIHREDANAWAYIMNMHKGVGANVAWVLLADTIAGAMIVLSITGVLLWTKMRQSRLVMAGLISASLVATIWAALGML, encoded by the coding sequence ATGCAAAAAACACTCGCACAACAAAACGCACAACGCGGCCGTACCCTCCGCCTGTTAAGAAAAATCCATGGCTGGCTTGGCCTCTGGGGCGCCGTATTGGGGCTCTTGTTTGGACTCACGGGTTTCTTGCTCAATCATCGTGCCGTCATGAAGATTCCGGCCGCGCAGATGGAAGAAAGTGAAATCCAGCTCAGCGTGCCGCAGCCTTATCCGCAAAATGCGAAAGCGTTTACCGCGTTTGTGCAGCAGGCGCTGGACATTCAACATGATCCATTGGAGCGCAAGCCACGTAAAGGGGATAAGGACAAGGGCGCGCAAGGGTCGGTGATGCGCGAAAAAGGCGAGCATGACGCTCGCTTCATGGGGCGCGACATGTCGCAACCTGCGAAATGGGAAGTGGAGTTTCGCATGCCGCAAATGCGTATTCGCGCCGAGTATATTGCCGGAAATCAGTTTGCGACCATTCATCGCGAAGATGCCAATGCCTGGGCATACATCATGAACATGCACAAAGGCGTGGGGGCCAATGTAGCCTGGGTGTTGCTGGCAGATACCATCGCAGGTGCCATGATCGTGCTTTCGATTACCGGCGTATTGCTGTGGACCAAAATGCGTCAATCACGCCTGGTCATGGCAGGCCTGATTAGCGCTTCTCTGGTGGCCACTATCTGGGCTGCGCTTGGCATGTTGTAG
- a CDS encoding cytochrome b/b6 domain-containing protein produces the protein MRDGAVWPWFVRLTHWLVAAIVVVNWFNETGEWHRNLGYAAVVMVVARVMYGLLTSVQMARFYWPGGRQLSMHIQSIMHRRAEHHVGHNPLGQWAVYLMWLLLAMLALTGWVSRTDAFWGEDWPVVWHGYLSSCLQVLVLVHVAAVLLMSRIQRTNLIKGMLLRKKM, from the coding sequence TTGCGTGACGGGGCTGTCTGGCCTTGGTTCGTGAGGCTGACCCACTGGCTGGTGGCGGCTATCGTCGTGGTGAACTGGTTTAATGAAACCGGTGAGTGGCATCGCAATTTGGGCTATGCCGCGGTGGTTATGGTGGTTGCCAGGGTGATGTATGGCCTGTTGACTTCCGTCCAGATGGCACGCTTTTATTGGCCGGGTGGCAGGCAGCTGAGTATGCATATCCAATCCATCATGCATCGGCGGGCGGAGCATCATGTGGGGCATAATCCCCTCGGGCAATGGGCGGTCTATCTGATGTGGCTATTGCTCGCCATGCTGGCCCTGACAGGCTGGGTAAGCCGTACCGATGCATTTTGGGGTGAGGATTGGCCGGTTGTATGGCATGGCTATTTGTCCTCTTGCCTGCAGGTCCTAGTGCTTGTGCATGTGGCTGCAGTGCTGCTGATGTCCCGCATTCAGCGCACCAATCTCATTAAAGGCATGCTCCTGCGCAAAAAAATGTAA
- a CDS encoding PepSY domain-containing protein yields the protein MKLRTWSLGALLLLSTMHAWAAANCPAYPKEEWASEDTLKQALADEGYKIKKFKIDGNCYEIYGWNKEGKKVEIYFDMKTFVIIKAEVER from the coding sequence ATGAAATTACGTACATGGAGCCTGGGTGCTCTTCTGCTGTTGTCGACCATGCATGCGTGGGCGGCGGCCAATTGTCCTGCTTACCCCAAAGAGGAGTGGGCATCTGAAGATACCTTGAAACAAGCATTGGCGGATGAAGGCTACAAGATCAAGAAATTCAAGATTGACGGCAATTGCTACGAAATCTACGGCTGGAACAAGGAAGGCAAAAAGGTCGAGATTTATTTCGACATGAAAACCTTCGTCATCATTAAAGCGGAAGTGGAGCGTTAA
- a CDS encoding Fe2+-dependent dioxygenase, protein MLLHIPRVLNAEELAHMRQILSAATWTDGKVTAGTQSEQVKRNIQLPETSAEAEQARQIVLKALSRNALFFSAALPKKIYPPLFNQYREGMDFGAHIDNSVRTHAISGMHVRTDISCTLFIADPESYEGGELVIEDTYGHQMVKLPAGDMVLYPGTSLHHVRPVTQGARLASFFWIQSMIREDAQRTLLFDMDAAIATLREQVGDNAAVIRLTGNYHNLIRMWADT, encoded by the coding sequence ATGCTGTTACATATTCCCCGGGTCCTCAATGCTGAAGAGCTCGCGCATATGCGTCAGATTCTCTCAGCGGCCACATGGACTGACGGCAAAGTCACCGCTGGCACCCAGTCTGAGCAGGTCAAACGCAATATCCAGCTACCGGAAACCTCCGCCGAAGCGGAGCAGGCGCGGCAGATCGTGCTCAAGGCGCTTAGTCGCAATGCCTTGTTTTTCTCTGCAGCATTACCCAAGAAAATCTATCCGCCATTGTTCAATCAATACCGCGAAGGTATGGATTTTGGTGCGCATATCGATAACTCCGTGAGAACCCACGCCATCTCTGGCATGCACGTGCGTACCGATATTTCCTGCACCTTGTTTATTGCCGACCCGGAGAGTTACGAGGGTGGGGAACTGGTGATTGAAGATACCTATGGTCACCAGATGGTCAAGCTGCCAGCGGGCGATATGGTGCTGTATCCCGGCACCAGTTTGCATCATGTGCGGCCTGTTACCCAGGGCGCGCGTCTGGCGAGTTTTTTCTGGATACAAAGCATGATCCGTGAAGATGCCCAGCGCACACTGCTGTTTGATATGGATGCCGCGATTGCGACCCTGCGTGAACAGGTGGGGGATAACGCGGCCGTTATACGATTAACCGGCAATTATCACAATCTGATCCGGATGTGGGCCGATACCTGA
- a CDS encoding TonB-dependent receptor: MATPAFAAETTAAAQTAASETAQELPVVKVSDTADKKEKDGYQATKTRVGKMLQDPQDVPQAVTSVTRKLMDEQQVGSLREALRNVSGLTFNAAEGGRAGDNMMLRGFYTFGDIYLDGIRDTAQYNRETFNLEQVDVLRGSAAMLFGRGQAGGVINQVTKMAKLEDENRITGSLGTYDYRQFTGDFNKQLTETAAIRVNVMDRYEETYRKNPANGDRPSLDREGIAVSFGAGIGTDNELFLNHVYTQTRDVPDYGINFVNGRPINRAVAGGTINDSTFYGGNKNFDNSDTRISTAIFTHKFNDDTQIRTQLRHADYERAYWAKTPSATLLPTDTLGVGGNVTRKMDYETLTLQSDFITKFNLAGMKHQFLTGIEYLKEDSYRQALRNLGTTANPYYTSSQVTGAATKFKADNYALYVQDSIEFIPKWEVLLGVRRDEMRADYSSATSPSLSYGENSYRTGLSWHQNDATHYYLSWSDSFSPTADLYQLTVTPLPPERSKTAELGGKWLFLDGDLSFRTAIYRTTKDWERSTDLESTASVLTKKRRTDGIEFEVAGRVTDNWEVFSGLAFMDAKILEVAENVNANTGVITSADPRFKGQRARNTPPVTFNMWTTYTFAENWKVGGGFEAKGERYGYNPSTTNASAIFPNGEFTPNKLPGYTRWDAMVAYEQPKWAVRLNVKNLFDKEYYDAIYDNGGFSVPGNRRQAILTTELKF, from the coding sequence ATGGCAACACCTGCGTTTGCTGCCGAGACAACCGCTGCTGCACAGACAGCAGCCAGCGAAACCGCACAAGAGTTGCCTGTCGTTAAGGTGAGTGATACCGCCGATAAGAAAGAAAAAGATGGCTATCAGGCAACCAAGACTCGCGTGGGCAAGATGCTGCAGGATCCTCAGGATGTACCGCAGGCGGTAACTTCCGTAACTCGCAAGTTGATGGATGAGCAACAGGTTGGTTCTCTCCGTGAGGCGTTACGCAACGTTTCTGGCTTGACTTTCAATGCTGCGGAAGGTGGTAGAGCTGGTGATAACATGATGTTGCGTGGTTTTTATACTTTCGGGGATATTTACCTTGATGGAATCCGCGATACTGCACAATACAATCGTGAAACATTCAATCTTGAGCAAGTGGATGTATTGCGTGGGTCCGCAGCGATGCTGTTTGGTCGTGGCCAGGCGGGTGGCGTGATCAACCAAGTCACCAAAATGGCCAAGCTTGAGGATGAAAACCGTATTACAGGAAGTCTGGGGACTTACGATTACCGTCAGTTCACTGGCGACTTCAACAAGCAGTTGACCGAGACAGCGGCGATTCGTGTAAATGTCATGGATCGCTACGAAGAGACGTACCGCAAAAATCCTGCAAATGGGGATAGACCTTCATTAGATCGTGAAGGTATTGCAGTAAGCTTTGGTGCCGGGATTGGTACTGATAATGAGTTGTTCTTGAACCATGTATATACACAGACGCGCGATGTGCCTGATTATGGGATCAATTTCGTGAATGGTCGCCCTATTAATCGAGCCGTGGCTGGTGGCACCATCAACGATAGCACTTTCTATGGCGGTAACAAGAACTTCGATAATAGTGATACCCGCATCAGTACTGCGATTTTCACGCATAAGTTCAATGACGATACGCAAATTCGTACCCAATTGCGCCATGCGGATTATGAACGTGCATATTGGGCAAAAACCCCAAGTGCGACTCTCTTGCCTACGGATACTCTTGGCGTTGGCGGTAATGTCACACGAAAAATGGACTACGAGACATTGACCTTACAGTCTGACTTCATTACCAAGTTTAATCTCGCTGGCATGAAGCACCAATTTTTGACCGGTATCGAATATTTGAAGGAAGACTCATATCGCCAAGCCTTGCGTAACCTCGGTACAACCGCTAATCCTTATTACACCAGCAGCCAGGTAACAGGTGCAGCAACTAAATTCAAGGCTGATAACTATGCATTGTATGTGCAAGATAGCATCGAATTCATTCCCAAATGGGAGGTGTTACTCGGTGTGCGGCGCGATGAGATGCGCGCCGATTACTCTAGCGCGACTTCACCTAGCCTGAGCTACGGGGAAAACAGCTACCGTACAGGACTCTCATGGCATCAGAATGATGCAACCCACTATTATCTTAGTTGGAGCGACTCATTCAGCCCAACAGCGGATTTGTATCAATTGACGGTGACTCCTCTTCCGCCTGAAAGAAGCAAGACGGCCGAACTGGGCGGCAAGTGGCTATTCCTTGATGGTGATTTATCCTTCCGTACAGCAATCTATCGCACGACCAAGGACTGGGAGCGCAGTACTGATCTGGAGTCCACGGCTTCTGTCCTTACCAAGAAGCGTCGTACCGATGGTATTGAGTTTGAAGTGGCTGGCCGGGTCACGGACAATTGGGAAGTCTTCAGCGGCCTTGCCTTTATGGATGCCAAAATTCTGGAGGTGGCAGAAAACGTCAACGCGAATACGGGGGTAATCACTTCTGCGGATCCGCGATTCAAAGGTCAACGGGCACGCAATACTCCACCCGTCACGTTCAATATGTGGACGACGTATACATTTGCGGAGAATTGGAAAGTCGGCGGTGGCTTCGAAGCAAAAGGCGAACGTTATGGTTATAACCCATCCACGACCAATGCAAGTGCAATTTTCCCAAATGGTGAATTTACGCCAAACAAGCTGCCCGGCTATACTCGCTGGGATGCCATGGTGGCCTACGAGCAACCCAAATGGGCAGTGCGTTTGAATGTGAAGAACTTGTTCGACAAAGAGTATTATGATGCCATTTACGATAACGGTGGCTTCTCCGTCCCTGGTAATCGCAGACAGGCAATCCTGACGACAGAGTTGAAGTTCTAG
- a CDS encoding PLD nuclease N-terminal domain-containing protein, translating into MSSIIGILILIADIFAIIKIAQSSADTVAKLLWILGVLVFPVLGLIVWYLAGPGGKKV; encoded by the coding sequence TTGAGCAGCATCATCGGAATTCTGATTTTGATCGCCGACATTTTTGCCATTATCAAAATTGCGCAAAGTTCAGCGGATACTGTCGCCAAGCTGTTGTGGATACTGGGTGTGCTGGTATTCCCGGTCTTGGGTCTGATTGTCTGGTATCTGGCCGGGCCAGGCGGCAAAAAGGTGTAA
- a CDS encoding tetratricopeptide repeat protein: protein MKTGFQQARQPGQSEMQALIGLLNAGHMPQAEATARSMLRQYPQTLMLHNVLGIALESQQKYADAAASYRSAIALEPKIAEIHFNLGVVLGHLGRMDEAIASYRKAISLKPDLAVAYFNLGFALQTLGRYEEAIPSYRKAAAMQPTFYEAHGNLGTVLQKQGKMEDAIASYRKALEIHADPRGYFNLATALRDHGQLEDAVTAYRSALRMQPDYVDAWNNLGEALRDQGNMDEAVKAYQHALSLDAAHAAANYNLAEFLYLAREYAQAIPYFERSQLGDWQERILYCLYKSEQFDAFKARLPQVMGDTHASPFLATLSTHYATNFGVPDPYRFCPQPMEYVFHSRIAPLAEQDSSLLNALLKDITLTEIAERKQGRLHHGIQSAGNLFKRSEASFKTLAQLIKQQVQAFRERYAGQDCELIEGFPDDIEFTSSWYVKMQKGGHLTSHIHEIGWLSGCVYLAIPKEKQGEHDGSIEFSTDGDEYPRQHDDFPVKVIAPQVGDIVLFPSSLFHRTIPFSSNEERICVAFDIKPKVAKVGAAVTMTVAWMAITFADILEVGVVSLRYAI from the coding sequence ATGAAAACCGGATTTCAACAGGCGAGACAGCCTGGCCAGAGTGAGATGCAAGCGTTAATCGGGCTTTTAAATGCGGGGCATATGCCGCAGGCGGAGGCGACGGCGAGATCCATGTTGCGTCAATATCCACAGACGCTGATGCTGCACAATGTGCTCGGCATCGCCTTGGAGTCGCAGCAAAAATACGCCGATGCAGCAGCCAGTTATCGAAGTGCGATTGCGCTTGAACCCAAAATCGCTGAAATACATTTCAACCTTGGCGTGGTGCTGGGGCATTTGGGCCGCATGGACGAGGCCATTGCTTCCTATCGCAAAGCCATCTCCCTGAAACCTGATCTTGCAGTTGCTTATTTCAACCTGGGCTTTGCCTTGCAAACCCTGGGGCGTTATGAAGAAGCCATCCCCAGTTATCGCAAAGCGGCGGCCATGCAGCCCACGTTTTATGAAGCACATGGCAATCTGGGTACGGTGTTGCAGAAGCAGGGCAAGATGGAAGATGCCATTGCCAGTTACCGCAAGGCACTTGAGATCCATGCAGATCCGCGTGGTTACTTTAATCTCGCCACCGCATTGCGCGATCACGGTCAGTTGGAAGATGCCGTAACGGCATACCGCTCGGCGCTGCGCATGCAGCCTGATTATGTTGATGCCTGGAACAACCTGGGTGAGGCACTGCGCGATCAGGGCAATATGGATGAGGCAGTCAAAGCCTATCAGCATGCCTTGAGTCTGGATGCAGCGCATGCTGCCGCCAACTACAATCTGGCCGAGTTTTTATATCTTGCGCGTGAATATGCCCAGGCAATACCTTATTTTGAGCGCTCGCAGTTGGGCGATTGGCAAGAGCGCATCCTGTACTGCCTTTATAAATCCGAGCAGTTTGATGCATTCAAGGCGCGCTTGCCCCAGGTCATGGGCGATACCCATGCCTCGCCTTTCCTGGCGACCTTGTCTACGCATTACGCGACCAACTTTGGCGTGCCAGATCCCTATCGCTTTTGCCCGCAGCCCATGGAGTATGTCTTCCATAGCCGCATCGCTCCTCTGGCCGAGCAGGACAGCAGTTTGCTGAATGCGCTGCTGAAAGATATTACCCTCACCGAAATTGCCGAGCGCAAGCAGGGCCGGCTACATCATGGCATACAGTCGGCGGGCAATCTGTTCAAACGCTCCGAAGCTTCTTTTAAAACCCTGGCGCAGCTGATCAAACAGCAAGTACAGGCATTCCGTGAGCGCTATGCCGGACAGGATTGCGAATTGATTGAAGGCTTCCCGGATGACATCGAGTTCACCAGTTCCTGGTACGTGAAAATGCAAAAAGGCGGACATCTCACCTCGCATATCCACGAGATCGGCTGGCTCAGCGGCTGTGTTTACCTGGCAATCCCTAAGGAAAAACAGGGCGAGCATGATGGCAGTATTGAGTTCAGTACGGATGGGGACGAATACCCACGCCAGCATGATGATTTCCCGGTGAAGGTGATCGCGCCGCAAGTGGGCGATATTGTGCTGTTCCCTTCGTCACTCTTTCATCGCACCATCCCGTTCAGTTCTAATGAAGAGCGTATTTGTGTCGCTTTTGATATCAAGCCCAAGGTCGCCAAGGTGGGGGCCGCCGTCACCATGACCGTCGCCTGGATGGCGATCACCTTCGCCGATATCCTTGAAGTAGGGGTTGTCTCACTGCGATATGCCATATAA
- a CDS encoding DUF1840 domain-containing protein produces MITFSTDRYSDISMFNEVAHQLLSLIGHSGTVPGAILAEDVPAALQRLKQATEGDTEVIAGADDGDDGGEGAGVSLKNRALPLIALFESAQQNKSNVMWR; encoded by the coding sequence ATGATAACTTTTTCGACAGATCGTTATAGTGATATCAGCATGTTCAACGAGGTTGCCCATCAGCTTCTGAGTTTGATCGGGCACAGTGGTACGGTGCCCGGGGCAATATTGGCTGAAGACGTGCCTGCAGCCCTGCAACGATTGAAACAGGCAACCGAAGGCGATACCGAAGTGATCGCAGGTGCGGACGATGGAGATGACGGTGGTGAGGGCGCGGGTGTTAGTCTCAAGAATCGAGCACTGCCATTGATTGCGCTATTTGAATCCGCCCAGCAAAATAAAAGTAACGTCATGTGGCGCTGA
- a CDS encoding PEP-CTERM sorting domain-containing protein has product MNKFKIGLMVALAVFSLNASANNSGKGDKNERDGKYSTSHDGCAVCDPDNSIFGSDFKDGKSTQTFKNFIPDTDATFTAVGGKFEKKTQAGYTGVGISGKTSGEIDIGERIDVSFTKNIIITNITLGLLFDGPEYGDVNEKAKITATFLDGTKQDYFLTAVGIKTADWTGPGSVTNLSPATDKGAALWAIANPFGNKQVSALSFTAVAGLCGSGKCNNQSDYVLHCISAVPEPSTYAMMMAGIAAVGFSARRKANKQA; this is encoded by the coding sequence ATGAATAAATTCAAAATCGGCTTGATGGTGGCGCTGGCTGTATTCAGCCTGAATGCATCTGCTAACAACTCTGGCAAGGGTGACAAGAACGAGCGTGATGGCAAGTACAGTACTTCACACGATGGTTGCGCGGTATGTGATCCTGATAACAGCATTTTTGGTTCGGATTTCAAGGATGGCAAAAGCACGCAAACTTTCAAAAACTTCATTCCTGATACCGATGCCACGTTCACTGCTGTTGGTGGCAAGTTCGAGAAGAAAACCCAGGCGGGTTACACCGGTGTAGGTATCTCCGGCAAGACCTCAGGTGAAATCGACATTGGTGAACGCATTGATGTTTCATTCACCAAGAACATCATCATTACGAATATCACGCTGGGCTTGCTGTTTGATGGTCCTGAGTATGGTGATGTCAATGAAAAGGCCAAGATCACCGCGACTTTCCTGGATGGCACCAAACAAGATTACTTCTTGACGGCTGTTGGCATCAAAACGGCTGACTGGACTGGCCCAGGTTCAGTCACGAACTTGAGCCCAGCAACGGATAAGGGTGCTGCGCTGTGGGCGATTGCCAATCCATTCGGCAACAAGCAAGTAAGTGCGCTTTCGTTCACCGCCGTAGCAGGTCTGTGTGGTAGCGGCAAATGCAACAACCAGTCTGACTACGTTCTGCACTGCATCTCGGCCGTACCAGAGCCTTCTACCTACGCCATGATGATGGCAGGCATTGCAGCTGTTGGCTTCAGTGCTCGTCGCAAGGCTAACAAGCAAGCGTAA
- a CDS encoding DUF2380 domain-containing protein: MKRFFTVLGLCCCLSLSVSSAQAEPRPKVMALDFQLNDMTDIPNAPEELERIALLSSAFHEKLAEKDIDLVPPNEAIKAAMASQSATYLYNNIENAARLAEGSGADYLLIGVALKPTYLFVYPRLLLVDIKTHQVLMSKSSQLESSWTDRNTTIRTAANLAQVVKDRLLKLENAQ, translated from the coding sequence ATGAAGCGTTTTTTCACCGTCCTCGGCTTGTGCTGTTGCCTCAGCCTTTCCGTTAGCAGCGCCCAGGCAGAGCCTCGTCCCAAGGTCATGGCGCTGGATTTTCAGCTGAATGACATGACGGATATCCCGAATGCCCCGGAAGAGCTGGAGCGCATAGCGCTGCTGTCGTCAGCGTTTCATGAAAAGCTTGCCGAGAAGGATATTGACCTTGTCCCGCCGAATGAGGCGATCAAGGCGGCCATGGCAAGCCAGTCTGCTACCTATCTTTATAACAACATCGAGAATGCAGCAAGGCTGGCAGAGGGAAGTGGGGCGGATTATCTGCTGATTGGTGTGGCTTTGAAGCCAACCTATCTCTTTGTGTACCCGAGATTGCTCTTGGTGGATATCAAAACCCATCAAGTGCTCATGTCCAAATCCTCGCAGCTGGAAAGCTCCTGGACTGATCGCAACACGACCATACGCACTGCAGCCAACCTTGCCCAGGTCGTCAAAGACAGGCTATTGAAACTGGAGAATGCACAGTAA